One Paracidovorax avenae ATCC 19860 genomic region harbors:
- the dcd gene encoding dCTP deaminase, producing the protein MSIKSDKWIRRMAEQHGMIEPFEPGQIRESDGRKIISYGTSSYGYDIRCAPEFKVFTNIHSTVVDPKHFDEKSFVDFHGDSCIIPPNSFALARTVEYFRIPRNVLTICLGKSTYARCGIIVNVTPFEPEWEGYVTLEFSNTTPLPARIYAGEGCAQVLFFESDEVCEVSYRDRGGKYQGQVGVTLPKA; encoded by the coding sequence ATGAGCATCAAGAGCGACAAATGGATCCGCCGCATGGCCGAACAGCACGGCATGATCGAGCCGTTCGAGCCCGGCCAGATCCGCGAAAGCGATGGCCGCAAGATCATCAGCTACGGCACCAGCAGCTACGGCTATGACATCCGCTGCGCGCCCGAATTCAAGGTGTTCACCAACATCCACAGCACCGTGGTGGACCCGAAGCATTTCGACGAGAAAAGCTTCGTCGATTTCCATGGCGACAGCTGCATCATTCCCCCCAACAGCTTCGCCCTGGCACGCACCGTGGAGTACTTCCGCATCCCGCGCAACGTGCTCACCATCTGCCTGGGCAAGAGCACCTATGCCCGCTGCGGCATCATCGTGAACGTCACGCCCTTCGAGCCCGAATGGGAGGGCTACGTGACCCTCGAGTTCAGCAACACCACGCCGCTGCCGGCGCGCATCTACGCGGGCGAGGGCTGCGCCCAGGTGCTGTTCTTCGAAAGCGACGAGGTCTGCGAGGTGAGCTATCGCGACCGCGGCGGCAAGTACCAGGGACAGGTCGGCGTCACGCTGCCCAAGGCCTGA
- the ypfJ gene encoding KPN_02809 family neutral zinc metallopeptidase has protein sequence MKWEGNRESDNVEDRRDEGDSGAGGGGFPVFGGRSIGIGTIVIALIGGWVFGINPLTILGLLSGGGAPPAHVQTQQPPAHRPPADDTMARFVSTVLADTEDVWADVFRQNGSTYQNPRLVLFRGATPTACGRGESAMGPFYCPADRKVYIDLGFYETLKNRLGAPGDFAQAYVIAHEVGHHVQNLLGISARVDQMRGRVSQVEYNHLSVRLELQADCFAGVWAHHAQNARHILEQGDVEEAMNAAAKIGDDALQRAAGRAVVPDSFTHGTSAQRQRWFQTGLQSGSIKACDTFSSRSL, from the coding sequence ATGAAATGGGAAGGCAATCGCGAATCGGACAACGTCGAGGACCGCCGTGACGAAGGCGACAGTGGCGCAGGAGGGGGCGGCTTCCCGGTGTTCGGAGGGCGCAGCATCGGTATCGGCACCATCGTCATCGCGCTGATCGGTGGATGGGTGTTCGGCATCAATCCCTTGACCATCCTCGGGCTGCTGAGCGGCGGAGGCGCGCCTCCCGCCCATGTGCAGACCCAGCAGCCCCCGGCCCATCGTCCTCCCGCAGACGACACGATGGCCCGGTTCGTCTCCACCGTGCTCGCCGACACCGAAGACGTCTGGGCCGATGTCTTCCGCCAGAACGGATCCACCTACCAGAACCCGCGGCTCGTGCTTTTCCGCGGGGCCACGCCCACCGCCTGCGGGCGGGGCGAATCGGCCATGGGCCCGTTCTACTGCCCCGCGGACCGCAAGGTCTATATCGACCTCGGCTTCTATGAAACGCTGAAGAACCGCCTCGGCGCCCCTGGCGACTTCGCACAGGCCTACGTGATCGCGCACGAGGTGGGCCACCACGTGCAGAACCTCCTGGGCATCAGCGCCCGGGTGGACCAGATGCGCGGCCGGGTGAGCCAGGTGGAATACAACCACCTGTCCGTGCGCCTGGAACTGCAGGCCGACTGTTTCGCGGGCGTATGGGCCCACCATGCACAGAACGCGCGGCACATCCTGGAGCAGGGTGACGTCGAGGAAGCCATGAACGCTGCCGCGAAGATCGGCGACGATGCGCTGCAGCGCGCGGCCGGCCGCGCGGTCGTTCCGGACAGCTTCACCCACGGCACCAGCGCCCAGCGCCAGCGCTGGTTCCAGACCGGGCTGCAGAGTGGAAGCATCAAGGCCTGCGATACCTTCTCCTCCAGGAGCCTTTGA
- a CDS encoding DEAD/DEAH box helicase, with amino-acid sequence MTSSFSNLSLAEPLARAVAEMGYTSMTPIQAEAIPVVLTGQDVMGAAQTGTGKTAAFSLPLLQRLLKHENSSTSPARHPVRALVLLPTRELADQVAQQIALYAKYTKLRSTVVFGGMDMKPQTLELKKGVEVLVATPGRLLDHIEAKNAVLNQVEYVVLDEADRMLDIGFLPDLQRILSYLPKTRTTLLFSATFSPEIKRLAGSYLQNPVTIEVARPNETASTVEQRFYSVNDDDKRRAIHHVLRTRGVKQAFVFVNSKLGCARLSRTLEREGLKAAALHGDKSQDERLKALDAFKRGEVDLLVCTDVAARGLDIKDVPAVFNFDVPFNAEDYVHRIGRTGRAGASGLAVTLVSSSDARLVADIEKLTKKKIDLEALEVEEDRPRGRFNDGRRAWRDDESGGDARGRRESRGEGPGRDSRPPGGYRTPAASRDPFFDKPYEAPAAEAAPSWESASRQQPARSGISANIKPKRKVAALFKAAMPAVETPSGQ; translated from the coding sequence ATGACAAGTTCTTTCTCCAATTTATCGCTGGCCGAGCCGCTGGCGCGCGCCGTGGCCGAGATGGGCTACACGTCGATGACCCCCATCCAGGCCGAAGCCATTCCCGTGGTGCTCACCGGCCAGGATGTGATGGGCGCCGCGCAGACCGGCACCGGCAAGACGGCGGCGTTCTCGCTGCCGCTGCTGCAGCGCCTGCTCAAGCACGAAAACAGCTCCACCTCCCCGGCGCGCCATCCCGTTCGCGCCCTGGTGCTGCTGCCCACGCGCGAACTGGCCGACCAGGTCGCCCAGCAGATCGCCCTCTACGCCAAGTACACCAAGCTGCGCAGCACCGTGGTCTTCGGCGGCATGGACATGAAGCCCCAGACGCTGGAGCTCAAGAAAGGTGTGGAAGTCCTCGTGGCCACGCCGGGCCGCCTGCTGGACCACATCGAGGCCAAGAACGCGGTGCTGAACCAGGTCGAGTACGTGGTGCTCGACGAGGCCGACCGCATGCTGGACATCGGTTTCCTGCCCGACCTGCAGCGCATCCTGAGCTACCTGCCCAAGACGCGCACCACGCTGCTGTTCTCCGCCACGTTCTCGCCGGAAATCAAGCGCCTGGCGGGCAGCTACCTGCAGAACCCGGTCACCATCGAGGTCGCCCGCCCGAACGAGACCGCCTCCACGGTCGAGCAGCGCTTCTACAGCGTGAACGACGATGACAAGCGCCGCGCCATCCACCACGTGCTGCGCACGCGCGGGGTCAAGCAGGCCTTCGTCTTCGTCAACAGCAAGCTGGGCTGCGCGCGCCTGTCGCGCACCCTGGAGCGCGAAGGCCTGAAGGCCGCCGCGCTGCATGGCGACAAGAGCCAGGACGAGCGCCTGAAGGCACTGGACGCCTTCAAGCGCGGCGAGGTGGACCTGCTGGTGTGCACCGACGTCGCGGCCCGCGGGCTCGACATCAAGGACGTGCCCGCGGTGTTCAATTTCGACGTGCCGTTCAACGCCGAAGACTACGTGCACCGCATCGGCCGCACGGGCCGCGCGGGCGCCTCCGGCCTCGCCGTCACGCTGGTGTCGAGCAGCGATGCCCGCCTGGTGGCCGACATCGAGAAGCTCACGAAGAAGAAGATCGATCTCGAAGCCCTGGAAGTGGAAGAGGACCGCCCGCGCGGCCGCTTCAACGACGGCCGCCGCGCCTGGCGCGACGACGAGTCCGGCGGTGATGCGCGTGGACGGCGGGAAAGCCGTGGCGAAGGCCCAGGCCGCGACTCCCGGCCGCCGGGCGGCTACCGCACGCCCGCGGCGTCGCGTGATCCCTTCTTCGACAAGCCGTACGAGGCCCCGGCCGCCGAAGCAGCGCCTTCCTGGGAGTCCGCTTCCCGGCAGCAGCCCGCGCGCAGCGGCATTTCCGCCAACATCAAGCCCAAGCGCAAGGTCGCCGCGCTCTTCAAGGCCGCCATGCCGGCCGTGGAAACCCCGTCCGGCCAGTGA